The genomic interval GCAGAAGGTGCGCACGGAGGTGGCGAAGAACCAGGCCGTCATCGAGCGGGTGATGCTGGAAAAGACCCAGAAGCAGATGTATGCCGGGGTCAAGGAAAAGCTGGATGCCTACCTGCAGACCAACACGCTGATGGGCGATGCGCTGCGGGCCGGCGACGTCGCCGCCGCGCAGGTCATCTCCGACAAGCAGTCGCGGCCACTGCGGCGCGATCTGTTCGAGCGGATCGTGGCGCTGACCGACTACAACGTCGCCCAGCTGAACCAGGAGATGGACACCATCAACACGCAGCTGGCACGCACCAAGCTGCTGATCATGAGCCTGCTCGCGCTGGCCATCGCGGCTGCCGCCAGCGTCGGCTGGATGATTTCGCGCGGCATCGCGCGGCAGCTCGACGCGGCCCGGCAGCTGTCGCAGGCCATCGCCCGCGGCGAGCTGGACAGCGGCGTGCGTGCACGCTCCAACGACGAGATCGGCCAGCTGATGGGCGACATGCTGGACATGCGCAGCCGCATCCGCGAAGTGATCGACGCGCAGAACCAGATGGCGCAACGCCACGAACAGGGCACGATCAGCTATCGCATGGACGCGAGCGCCTTCCCGGGCGACTACGGCAACATGGTCAGGGCCACCAACGACCTGGTCGCCTCGCACGTGGCGGTGAAGCTGCGTCTGGTGCAGATCATCCAGCGCTATGCGATCGGCGACCTGTCCGAGGACATGGAGCGCCTGCCCGGCGAGAAGGCCGTACTGACCGAGGCGATGGACACCGCCAAGGCCAACCTGACCGAGATGAACGCGCAGGTCAAGCAGCTGGCCGAGGCCGCAGCGGTCGGCAACTTCAGCGCGCGCGGCGACGCCGAGCGCTTCCAGTACGACTTCCGCACGATGGTGCAGAACCTCAACGCGATGATGGAGGTCAGCGACCGCACCCTCGGCGAATTGTCGCAGCTGCTGCAGGCCATTGCCGCCGGCGACCTGAGCGTGCGCATGCAGGGCGATTTCCACGGCGTGTTCGCCAGGATGCGCGACGACGCCAATGCCACCGCCGAGCAGCTGGCGGCCATCGTCGGCCGCATCCAGAGCGCGGCCGCCAGCATCAATGTCGCCTCTTCGGAAATCGCCGCCGGCAACGACGACCTGTCGCGCCGCACCGAGCAACAGGCGGCCAGTCTGGAAGAGACCGCCGCATCGATGGAAGAACTGACCTCCACCGTGAAGCAGAATGCCGAGCACGCGCGCCAGGCCAACCAGCTCGCGGTCGGCGCGGCATCGGTCGCATCGCAGGGTGGCGACGTGGTCGGCCAGGTGGTGGCCACGATGAGCGGGATCGAGACCTCGTCGAAGAAGATCGCCGACATCATCAGCGTCATCGACGGCATCGCGTTCCAGACCAACATCCTGGCGCTCAATGCCGCGGTGGAAGCGGCGCGTGCCGGCGAACAGGGCCGCGGCTTCGCCGTGGTCGCCAGCGAAGTGCGGACGCTGGCGCAGCGTTCGGCTGGCGCCGCCAAGGAGATCAAGGGCCTGATCGACGACTCGGTGACCCGCGTCGCCGAAGGTTCGGCGCTGGTCGATCGCGCCGGGCAGACCATGCAGGAGATCGTGTCCTCGGTGCAGCGTGTCACCGACATCATGGGCGAGATCTCCGCCGCCTCGCAGGAGCAGTCCGCCGGCATCGAGCAGGTCAACCAGACCATCACCCAGATGGACGAAGCCACCCAGCAGAACGCCGCCTTGGTCGAGGAAGCCACCGCCGCGGCGCGCACGCTGCAGGCCCAGGCCGGCCAGCTCAGCGCCACCGTCGCCGAGTTCAAGCTGGACCCGCAGGTCAGCGCAGCGGCAGCGCAGGCCGCGCCGATCGCAACGGCCAAGCCGTCCGCGCGCGCCAGGCCCTCGCCGGTGACCGGTGCGGCGCGTGCACCCACGCGCATCCGCAGCGCGGCGGGCACGGCACGCGCCAGCGCCGCCGAAGACCAGTGGCAGGAGTTCTGACGACGGCCGCGCCTTGTTCCGGCGTCAATTTCGCTCGGCGCCGGCCGATAACCCGATAGACCGATTACCGCTGCGAGCCATGGCCACTCCAACGTCTTCCCTGCCCCACCCCGGTTCCGACAATCGCGACTTCGAATTCAGCGATCGCGATTTCAAGCGGGTCTGTGACCTAATCTACCAGAAGGCGGGCATCGCGCTGGCCCCGGCCAAGCGCGACATGGTCTATGGCCGCCTGTCGCGGCGCCTGCGCACGCTGGGCCTGCGCTCGTTCCGCGAGTACCTGGACTGGCTGGAGCGCGACGGCGGCGACGAGTGGGAGGCGTTCACCAACGCGCTGACCACCAACCTGACCTCGTTCTTCCGCGAGCCGCACCACTTCGAGCGGCTGCGCGAGGAACTGCAGAAACATGCCGCCTCGGCGCCGTTGAAGATCTGGTCGTGCGCCTCGTCCACCGGCGAGGAGCCCTACTCGCTGGCGATCACCGCCTGCGAGGCATTCGGCACGCTGACCCCGCCGGTGCGGATCCTGGCCACCGACGTGGACACCCAGGTGCTGGCGACCGCCTCGCGCGGCGTGTACGCGGTCGATCGCATTTCCAGCCTGGACCCGGCGCTCAAGCGCAAGTACTTCCAGCGCGGCAGCGGCGCCAACGAAGGCCAGTGCCGGGTGGTGCCGGCGCTGCGCGAGCTGCTCGAGTTCCGCCAGTTGAACCTGCTGGAGCCGCGCTACGACGTCAGCGGCCCGTACCTGGCGCTGTTCTGCCGCAACGTGATGATCTATTTCGACAAGCCCACCCAGCGTGGCATCCTGTCGCGGCTGATCCCGCATCTGGATGACGAAGGCATGCTCTATACCGGCCATTCGGAAAACTACCTGCATGCGGCCGACCTGATCCAGCCGTGCGGCCGCACCCTGTACCGGCGCGCCGCCAAGGCCCGCGCATGAGAGCCGCCACGATGGTTGCGGATCAGGTGATGCGCTACCACGACACCCGCTTCCAGACCATTGCGGCCAAGCTGTTGCCGACCCAATACCTGGTGGTGGACGACGACACCGCGCTGACCACCATCCTCGGTTCCTGCGTGGCCGCCTGCATCCGCGACCCGCTGCTGAAGATCGGCGGCATGAACCATTTCATGCTGCCCGACGGCCAGAGCGGCGACGGCGCGCCGGCGCGCTATGGCAGCTACGCGATGGAAGTGCTGATCAACGACCTGCTCAAGCGCGGCGCCGCCCGCAACCGCCTGGAAGCCAAGGTGTTCGGCGGCGGCAACGTGCTCAAGGGCTTCACCAACAATCCGGTCGGCACGCGCAACGCCGAGTTCGTGCTGAACTACCTGAAAGCCGAGCAGATTCCGGTGGTGGCCGAGGACCTGCGCGGCATCCATCCGCGCAAGATCTGGTTCTTCCCCGCCACCGGCCGCGTGGTCGTGCAGCGCCTGCCGCATGCGCACGAAGAAGCCGAAATCGCCGCCGCCGAATCGGCGGTGCGCGCCCGTCTCGCCAAAGCGCCGGTCACCGGTGCCGTGGAGTTGTTCGAATGACGTCCGAAAATCCCTGCCGCGTGCTGATCGTCGACGACTCCGCAGTCGTGCGGCAAATGCTCACCGAGATCCTGTCGCGCGCGCCCGGCGTCGAGGTGGTCGGCTCGGCCGCCGATCCGCTCCTGGCCCGCGAGAAGATCAAGCGGCTCAATCCGGACGTGATCACCCTGGACGTGGAAATGCCGCGCATGGACGGGCTGGCGTTCCTGGAAAACCTGATGCGGCTGCGGCCCACGCCGGTGGTGATGATCTCCTCGCTGACCGAGCGCGGCGCCGACACCACCTTGCAGGCGCTGGCGCTGGGCGCGGTCGATTTCATCTCCAAGCCCAAGCTCGACGTGGCCCGCGGCCTGGAGGAATACGCCGAGGAAATCGTCGGCAAGGTCAAGGCCGCGGCCAAGGCCAAGGTCCGCGCGCTCGACCGTCCGGCCGCGCCGCGGCCTGCCGGCAACGCGGTGGTCGCGCCCAGCGCGGTGTCCACGCTGAAATTCCGCACCACCGACCGGCTGATCGCGATCGGCGCGTCCGCCGGCGGTACCGAGGCGCTGCGCGTGGTCCTGGAAGGGATGCCGGCCGACGCGCCGGCGGTGGTGATGACCCAGCATCTGCCGGCCGGCTTCAGCACCGCCTTCGCCGACCGTCTCAACCGGCACTCGGCGATGGCGGTGCGCGAGGCCAGCGAGGGCGAAGCGATCCTGCCCGGCCACGCCTACCTGCCTCCGGGCGGCAAGCACCTGCAGGTGGTGCGCGACGGCGCGCGCTGGCGCTGCAAGATCGACGACGGCCCGCCGGTCAACCGGCACAAGCCGGCGGTGGACGTGCTGTTCCAGTCGGTGGCGCGCAACGCCGGCGCCAATGCGATCGGCGCGGTGCTGACCGGCATGGGCGACGACGGCGCGCGCGGCCTGCTGGAAATGCTGCAGGCCGGCGCCAGCACCCTGGTCCAGGACGAAGCCACCAGCGTGGTCTGGGGCATGCCCGGCACCGCGTTCCGGCTCGGCGCCGCACAGGAGGTGCTGCCGCTGGACCGGATCGCCGAGCGCCTGATCGCCTTGTCCAGCCAGGCCCGCTAGCTCCATGCCGCGCCAGCGCGTCCGTCACCCGAACGCGCCTGGCGACGCCGTCGCAGCGTGCCTGGCCACGCTGACGGATGCCGAGCAGGCGCTGCTGAGCTGCCTGCAGCAGGCGCCCGACGGCGTGGTGGTGATCGACGCGGACGCGCGCATCCTCGCCTTCAATCAGACCGCCGAGACGCTGTGGGGACTGACGCAGGCGCAGGTCCTGGGACGTTCGCTCGGCGAACTGGTGCCGGACGATGTGCGCGCGTCGTTCCTGGCCACGTGTCTGCAGCAGCGCACCGACGCGCCCGGCGACGGCTACGAACTGCAGTTGCCCGGCAGCGACGGCGTGCAGCGCTGGGTCTCGGTCAGCGCGGCCACGGTGCCGCAGCAGCCGGCACCGCTGTCGGTGGTGTTCGTGCGCGACATCAGCGCCGAACGCGACCGCGACGCCAAGATGCGGCTGCTGTCGCTGGCCCTGGACCGCAGCGACAACGCCATCGTGGTCTGCGACCCGCAGCTGGCGATCCTGTACGTCAATGCCGGCTTCGTACGCATGTTCGGCTATGCCGCCGAGGAGGTGCGCGGGCGGCTGCCCAGCAGCGTGCTGCCGGGCGTGGGCACCGACATGCAGGCGGTGCGGCTGACCCGCGAACGCGTGGTCGGCGGCGTGGGCCATCAGACCGACCTGCTGGTCTACCGCAAGGACGGCACGCCGCTGTGGACCACGCTGATGGCCAATCCGATCGCCGACGCGGACGGCGGCATCCAGCACTACGTGGTGTCATTCACCGACATCACCCAGAGCAAGATGCACGAGATCCTGCACAAGAACGTGCTCGACGCGCTGGTCCGCGAACAGCCGCTGGTCGACGTGGCCACGCTGATCTGCAGCGAGGTCGAGCGCATCGCCCCGCAGGTGGTGGCCTCGATCATCAGCGTCGATGGCGACGGGCGGCTGCACCCGCTGGCTTCGCCTAGCCTGCCGACCGCCTTCAACGAGGCGGTCGAGCGCATGCGCGCCGGCCCCAGCTCCGGCGCCTGCGGCGCGGCGATCTGGCGCGGCAAGCAGGTGCTGGTGCGCGACGCCGCCGCCGATCCGCTGTTCGCCGAGTACCGGCCATTGGTGCAGCAGCTCGGCCTGGGCAGTTGCGTGGCCAGCCCGATCAAGTCCAGCGGCGGGCGCGTGCTCGGCAGTTTTGCGCTGTATTACCGCGAGGTGTGCGAGCCGCAGGCCTGGCATCTGCGGCTGATCGAGCTGTGCCTGCACCTGTGCGCGCTGGCGCTGGAGCGCGAGCAGACCAAGGCGCGCGTGCACCAGCTGGCGTTCTACGACTCGCTGACCGGCCTGCCCAACCGGGTGATGTTCAGCGCCCGCGCCGAGCAGGCGCTGGCCGCCGCCGAATACCACGCGTTTCCGGTGGCGATCCTGTTCGTCGACATCGACCGCTTCAAGCGCGTCAACGAGACCCAGGGCCACGCCGCCGGCGACGGCATGCTGCGCGACATCGCGCGGCGCCTGGGCGAGACCCTGAGCGCCACCGACCTGATCGGCCGCCAGGCCGGCGACGAGTTCGTGCTGATGCTGCCGCACTGCGGCGCCGAACAGGCGGCCGGCGTGGCCGAACGGCTGTTGCTGGCGCTGGCCGATCCGTTGGTGGTCGGACACGTGACCCTGCACCCGGGCGCCAGCATCGGCGTGGCGATGTTCCCCGACGACGGCCGCGACATCGAGACCCTGCTGCGCCACGCCGACCTGGCCATGTACCGGGCCAAGAACGAAGGCGGCGGCAGCTTCCGCTTCTTCAGCGCCGACATGAACCGCATGGCGCAGGAACGCGTGGCGCTGGAGACGGCGTTGCGCGAAGCGCTGCGCCGCGACCAGCTGCAGTTGCACTACCAGCCGCAGCTGCACAGCCAGCCGCCCTACGCGCTGTACGGCGTGGAGGCGCTGCTGCGCTGGCAGCACCCGCATCTGGGCGATATCGCACCATCACGCTTCGTGCCGATGGCCGAGGAATGCGGTCTGATCGACGAACTCGGGCATTGGGTGCTGCGCCAGGCCTGCCGGCAGATAGCCGATTGGCGCCTGCGCGGCGTGCCGGTGCCGCGCGTGGCGGTCAACCTGTCGGCCAGCAACTTCGCCGACGCGCAGTTGCCGGCGCGCGTGGCGCAGCTGCTGAGCACGCATGCGCTGGCGCCCAGCGACCTGGCGCTGGAGATGACCGAGAGCGTCATGCTGTCCAACGCACCGGCGGTGCTGGCCAATCTGCGTCAGTTGCAGGCCAGCGGCGTGCGCCTGTCGCTGGACGACTTCGGCACCGGCTATTCCAGCCTCAGCCATCTGCACCAGCTGCCGGTCAACGAACTCAAGCTGGACATGAGCTTCGTCCGCGACCTGGAACACAGCGCGACCGCACGCGCGCTGACCACCTCGGTACTGCGCATCGGCGAAAGCCTGCGCCTGCATACCGTCGCCGAGGGCGTGGAAACCGAAGCGCAGCGGGCCTTCCTGTCCTCGCTCGGCTGCGATGTGCTGCAGGGATTCCTGTTCGCGCCCGCATTGCCGGCGGCCCAGCTGGAACGCTGGATCGGCGCGCATCCGACCGACGCCGCGACGGCCGCGCCGCCTGCAACGGCCGATGCAGCGCCGCCGTAGTCAATCGCGGCACAAATATTGCTTGATACACAGCACACTTTTCATCCCTGTCGGGCAATGCCGATCCGCTTCCTGTTGTCGCTGCTGCTGTGGTCCGCCAGTGCTGCGCTCGCTGCGCAGACGCTGCAGCCTGCCTATCCCGAGGTCGTGCGCCGTTTCTCCACCCACGACGGCCTGCCGCAGAATTCGGTGAACGCGATCGTGCAGGACCGCGACGGTTTCCTGTGGCTGGGCACCTTCGGCGGGCTGGCGCGCTTCGACGGCAGCGAGTTCAGCGTCTACCGCAGCCTGGCCGGCAGCGGTCCGTCCAGCGACCGGATCCTGCAACTGCTGCAGGACGACCGTGGCCAGTTGTGGATCGGCAGCGAGGACGCCGGCGTCAGCGTCTACCGCGACGGCCGCTTCCTGCGCCTGGACGTGTGCGGCGGCCGCTGCCTGATCCGCCGCTTCGTCGCTGCGGCCGACGGCAGCGTGTGGGTCTTCAGCAGTGCCGGCGCCTACCGGATCGACCCGCGCACCCTGCGGACCCTCGAACAGCAGCCGCAGGCGCTGGACATGGCCGCCGCGCTCGGCGGCGACGGGCAGCTCTACCTGGGTGGGCAAGGCCTGTGGCGGCTGCACCAGGGACGCCGCGAAGCGGTGCCGCTGCCGGCCGGGGAAACCCGGGTCAGTTCGCTGCACAGCGAAGGCAGCGTGCTGTGGGTGGCTGCCGGCACGGCCCTGCACCGCTACGACACGCTGCGCCGGCAATGGCTGCCGGCAGCCGCACCGGTACGCGGCGCGCAGGCGCTGGCGCGCGATGCGCAGCACCGGCTATGGGTGGCCGATGTCGATGGACAGCTGTTCCGCGACGACGACGATGGCGACGGGCTGCGACCGTTGACGACGCCGGCGCTGCCGGCGTCGCACAGCCTGCTCAGCGACCGCGACGGCAACCTGTGGCTGGGCAGCAACGCGCGCGGCCTGCTGCGCATCGCGCGCTCGCGCATCGGTCTGCTCAACGACGCGCAACAAGGCATGGATCTGCCCGGGCTGCCGGTGATCGGCGACGGCAGCGGCGGCCTGTGGCTGGGCACCGTGTGCGGCGGGCTGCGGCACTGGGATGCGCCCAGCGGGCGCCTGCGCCGCTGGTCGCTGCAATCCGCGCTCGGCAACGAGTGCGTGTGGTCGCTGCACCGCGACGAAACCGGCGGCGTGTGGATCGGCACCGTCGATGGCCGTGTCGGCTATCTGCCGCCCGATGCGCAGGGCGACCGCGCCGAGCGCGACAGCGACGCCTACCGCAGCCAGGCGCCGCGGCTGATCGCGCAGTGGCCGGACCAGTTGCCGATCCGCGCGCTGTACCGCACCGCCAAGCAGAAGCTGCTGGTCGCCAGCGGCAACGGCGTCTACGCGATCCCGGTCGGTGCCGGCGGCGAGACCGGCACGCCGCAGCGTCTGCCCGGCCTGCCCGGCAGCGTCACCCTGATCCAGCCGGCGCAACAAGGCGGCCTGTGGATGGCCGGCGGCGAAGGCGTGGTGCGCTGGCGACGGCAACGCGTGGTGGAACGCTGGGGCACCGGCAACGGCCTGTCCAGCCGCTTCGTACGCTCGCTGTACGAACAGCCCGACGGCACGCTGTGGATCGGCACCTACGGCGGCGGCCTCAACCGTATCGGCAACGGCCGCGTGCAGCATTTCGATCGCGGCAGCGGCCTGTTCGACGACGTGGTCTCGTGCATGGTCGCCGACGCGCGCGGCGGGCTGTGGCTCAGCGGCAACCGCGGCATTTCCCTGCTGCTGCCGGAGGAACTGGCCAAGGCCGCCGCCGGCAGCGAGGAGTTGAGCGCGATCGGCTTTTCCGAAAGCGACGGTCTGGAACCGGCCGAAACCAACGGCGGCGGCCAGCCGGCATGCCTGCGCGACGCCACCGGCAAGCTGTGGTTTCCGCTGATTTCCGGCTTCGCCGAGATCGATCCGCTGGCGCTCGGCCAGCGCCGCGTGCAGGCGCCGCCGGTACGCATCCAGTTGCTAGCCGTGAGCGGCCGCAGCGTGCCGCTGGCCGCAGAACTGCGCCTGCCGCCGCACAGCCACGACATCGAAGTGGGCTTCACCGCGATCAACCTCAGCGCGCCGGAGAAGACCCGCTTCCGCTACCGGCTGACCCGCCCGGGCCAGGACCCGGCGTGGACCGACATCGGCGCGCAGCGCAGCCTGCACTTCCCGCTGCTGCCCTGGGACGACAGCACCCTGGAAATCATCGCGCGCAGCGATACCGGCGCCTGGTCGACCACACCGGCGCGGCTGCGCTTCCGGCAGCCGTCGCCGTGGTATCTGTCGCCGCTCAGCTGGGGCGCCGCAATGGTGGCGCTGATTGCCGCGCTGTTGCTGGGCTGGCGCGTGCACGGCTATCGGCTGCGCCGCCAGCGCGACCTGCTGGCGCAACTGGTGAGCACCCGCACCCAGGAACTGGAGCAGGCCAACCGCCGCCTCGCCGACCAGGCGCAGCGCGACCCGGTCACCGGCATCGCCAACCATCGCCACTTCGTCGAAAGCCAACAGCGGCTGTGGGAACAGATGCAGGCGCAGCAGCGGCCGTTGGCGCTGCTGATGATCGACATCGACGAGTTCAAGCGCTTCAACGATCACTACGGACACCTGGCCGGCGACGACTGCCTGCGCGTGGTGGCCGCAGCGATGGCCGCGCAACTGCGCGAGGACGGCGTGCTGGCACGCTACGGCGGCGAGGAATTCGTGGCATTGCTGCCCGGCTGCGACAGCGAGGCCGCGCATGCGGTCGGCGAACGGCTGCGCCAGGCGGTGCTGGGCTGCGCGGTGGCGCATGCTCCCGGCGCGCGCCACCGGCTGGTGACGGTCAGCATCGGCTGCGCCAGCAAATGGCCGCGTTCCGGCCTGTCGAGCACGCGCCTGACCAACCTTGCCGACCAGGCGCTGTACCGGGCCAAGGAAAACGGCCGCAACCGCGTGGAAAGCGCCTGAGCAGCAGCATGCTTGCGCACGAGTACCGGTGCCGCCGAGCATTCCCTGGGCGGCGGCTTCAAGCGCCGTTGTGGGAGCGACTTCAGGGCACCTCTCATATCTCCATTCCGGAAGCTGCACGCTACGCGTGGCGATGGCATGTTCTTTTTTTCTGTCGCGGCTGAAGCCGCTCCTACACATGCGCGCCTTGCTCGTGTAGGAGCGGCTTCAGCCGCGACAGGAGGACGAAGTGGCCGCGATGCCAAGGCGTCCATGAAAAACGCGGCCGCACGCCGCCGTCTACCGCCAATGCGCCTTTGCCACGCCATGGCATCTCGAACGTATCGATGCCGGAACCTGCAGGCTGGGCGTGTCGGCGTCTCGCAAGCGCATCGACATGCTTTTTGGGGTGACTAGAAGTGCCCTTCAGTCGCGACGAGCGAAGCAAGGCGGCCCGCCGCGCCTGGATGGCGCGGGACTGACGACCCGACCTGCAGACGGCGGCGGCGCTCGCGGCAGAAGTTCCGGATGCCCTCGCCCTCACCCGGACGAAGCCAACGCGGGATCGTCAGCGGCTCGCACCGCGCTTGCAGCACCGCGCAGCTGGACGAACCCCGCAAAGGAGAAAGCCCGGCATCGCCGGGCTTTCTCGTTACAGCGTCGAACCATCCAGCATCAGGCGGCGACGGTATCCGCCACGTCCTGATATTCCTGGATCTGATCGAAGTTCATGTAGCGGTAGATCTGCTCGCCGCTGGTCTTGATCACACCCACGTCGGCCATGTACTCGTCCTTGGTCGGGATGCGGCCCAGACGCGAGCAGATCGCCGCCAGTTCCGCCGAGCCCAGGTACACATTGGTGTTGCGGCCCAGGCGGTTGGGGAAGTTGCGGGTGGAGGTGGAGAACACCGTGGCGCCTTCGCGCGCCTGCGCCTGGTTGCCCATGCACAGCGAGCAGCCCGGCATTTCCATGCGCGCGCCGGCCGCGCCGAAGGTGCCGTAGTGGCCTTCCTTGGTCAGCTCGGAGGCGTCCATCTTGGTCGGCGGCGCGACCCACAGGCGGGTCGGGATGTCGCGCTTGCCTTCCAGCAGCTTGGCCGCGGCGCGGAAGTGGCCGATGTTGGTCATGCACGAACCGATGAACACCTCGTCGATCGCCGCGCCGGCGACTTCGGACAGCGTCTTGACGTCGTCCGGATCGTTCGGGCATGCCACGATCGGCTCGTGGATGTCGGCCAGGTCGATCTCGATCACCGCGGCGTACTCGGCATCGGCATCGGGTTCGAGCAGCTGCGGATCGGCCAGCCACTCTTCCATCTTCTTGATGCGCCGGCCCAGGGTGCGCGCATCGGCGTAGCCCTCGGCGGTCATCCAGCGTAGCAGGGTGATGTTGCTGGTCAGGTATTCGATGATCGGCGCCTTGTCCAGGCGCACCGTGCAGCCGGCGGCGGAGCGCTCGGCCGAGGCGTCGGACAGTTCGAACGCCTGCTCCACCTTCAGGTTCGGCAGCCCTTCGATTTCGAGGATGCGGCCGGAGAAGATGTTCTTCTTGCCCTGCTTGGCCACGGTCAGCAGGCCGTCCTTGATCGCGTACAGCGGGATCGCGTTGACCAGGTCGCGCAGGGTCACGCCCGGCTGCATTTCGCCCTTGAAGCGCACCAGCACGCTCTCCGGCATGTCCAGCGGCATGACGCCGGTGGCGGCGGCGAACGCGACCAGGCCGGAGCCGGCCGGGAACGAAATGCCGATCGGGAAACGGGTGTGCGAGTCGCCGCCGGTACCGACGGTGTCGGGCAGCAGCATGCGGTTGAGCCAGCTGTGGATCACGCCGTCGCCCGGACGCAGCGACACGCCGCCGCGGGTGGAGATGAACTCAGGCAGGGTGTGGTGGGTCTTGACGTCCACCGGCTTGGGATAGGCGGCGGTGTGGCAGAACGACTGCATCACCAGGTCGGCGGAGAAGCCCAGACAGGCCAGGTCCTTAAGTTCATCGCGGGTCATCGGCCCGGTGGTGTCCTGCGAGCCCACCGAGGTCATCTTCGGCTCGCAATAGGTGCCCGGGCGCATGCCCTGGCCTTCCGGCAGACCGCAGGCGCGGCCGACCATCTTCTGCGCCAGCGAGAAGCCCTTGCCGGTATCCGGCGGCACCATCGGCAGGCGGAACAGGTCCGACGGCGGCAGGCCGAGGAACTCGCGCGCCTTGGCGGTCAGGCCGCGGCCGACGATCAGCGGAATGCGGCCGCCGGCGCGCACTTCGTCGAACAGCACGTCCGACTTCATCGCGAACTCGGCGATCACCTGCCCGTTCTTCAACGCCTTGCCGTCGTACGGACGCAGTTCGACCACGTCGCCGTGCTCCATCTGCGACACGTCCAGCTCGATCGGCAAGGCGCCTGCGTCTTCCATGGTGTTGTAGAAGATCGGCGCGATCTTCGAACCCAGGCACACGCCGCCGAAACGCTTGTTGGGAATGAACGGAATGTCTTCGCCGGTCCACCACAGCACCGAGTTGGTCGCCGACTTGCGCGAGGAGCCGGTGCCGACCACGTCGCCGACATAGGCGACCAGGTGACCCTTGGCCTTGAGCTCGGCGATCGCTTGGATCGGGCCGCGCTTGCCGTCTTCCTCCGGCACGAACGCGGCGCCGTCGCGCTTGTTCTTCAGCATCGCCAGCGCGTGCATCGGGATGTCCGGGCGCGTGGTCGCGTCCGGCGCCGGCGACAGGTCGTCGGTGTTGGTCTCGCCCGGCACCTTGAACACGGTGATGGTCAGGCTCTGCGGCACTTCCGGCTTGCTGGTGAACCATTCGGCGTCGGCCCAGCTCTGC from Xanthomonas sp. DAR 34887 carries:
- a CDS encoding methyl-accepting chemotaxis protein, with protein sequence MNVFNHLKIRDKLIFAFALTTLLTLILGVFTYSRTTMSMAELRRIESDWVPATQALAEVRAQLGEFRTYELAQIARANDPDAMADYFKRMQKVRTEVAKNQAVIERVMLEKTQKQMYAGVKEKLDAYLQTNTLMGDALRAGDVAAAQVISDKQSRPLRRDLFERIVALTDYNVAQLNQEMDTINTQLARTKLLIMSLLALAIAAAASVGWMISRGIARQLDAARQLSQAIARGELDSGVRARSNDEIGQLMGDMLDMRSRIREVIDAQNQMAQRHEQGTISYRMDASAFPGDYGNMVRATNDLVASHVAVKLRLVQIIQRYAIGDLSEDMERLPGEKAVLTEAMDTAKANLTEMNAQVKQLAEAAAVGNFSARGDAERFQYDFRTMVQNLNAMMEVSDRTLGELSQLLQAIAAGDLSVRMQGDFHGVFARMRDDANATAEQLAAIVGRIQSAAASINVASSEIAAGNDDLSRRTEQQAASLEETAASMEELTSTVKQNAEHARQANQLAVGAASVASQGGDVVGQVVATMSGIETSSKKIADIISVIDGIAFQTNILALNAAVEAARAGEQGRGFAVVASEVRTLAQRSAGAAKEIKGLIDDSVTRVAEGSALVDRAGQTMQEIVSSVQRVTDIMGEISAASQEQSAGIEQVNQTITQMDEATQQNAALVEEATAAARTLQAQAGQLSATVAEFKLDPQVSAAAAQAAPIATAKPSARARPSPVTGAARAPTRIRSAAGTARASAAEDQWQEF
- a CDS encoding CheR family methyltransferase; amino-acid sequence: MATPTSSLPHPGSDNRDFEFSDRDFKRVCDLIYQKAGIALAPAKRDMVYGRLSRRLRTLGLRSFREYLDWLERDGGDEWEAFTNALTTNLTSFFREPHHFERLREELQKHAASAPLKIWSCASSTGEEPYSLAITACEAFGTLTPPVRILATDVDTQVLATASRGVYAVDRISSLDPALKRKYFQRGSGANEGQCRVVPALRELLEFRQLNLLEPRYDVSGPYLALFCRNVMIYFDKPTQRGILSRLIPHLDDEGMLYTGHSENYLHAADLIQPCGRTLYRRAAKARA
- the cheD gene encoding chemoreceptor glutamine deamidase CheD, which produces MVADQVMRYHDTRFQTIAAKLLPTQYLVVDDDTALTTILGSCVAACIRDPLLKIGGMNHFMLPDGQSGDGAPARYGSYAMEVLINDLLKRGAARNRLEAKVFGGGNVLKGFTNNPVGTRNAEFVLNYLKAEQIPVVAEDLRGIHPRKIWFFPATGRVVVQRLPHAHEEAEIAAAESAVRARLAKAPVTGAVELFE
- a CDS encoding protein-glutamate methylesterase/protein-glutamine glutaminase, with product MTSENPCRVLIVDDSAVVRQMLTEILSRAPGVEVVGSAADPLLAREKIKRLNPDVITLDVEMPRMDGLAFLENLMRLRPTPVVMISSLTERGADTTLQALALGAVDFISKPKLDVARGLEEYAEEIVGKVKAAAKAKVRALDRPAAPRPAGNAVVAPSAVSTLKFRTTDRLIAIGASAGGTEALRVVLEGMPADAPAVVMTQHLPAGFSTAFADRLNRHSAMAVREASEGEAILPGHAYLPPGGKHLQVVRDGARWRCKIDDGPPVNRHKPAVDVLFQSVARNAGANAIGAVLTGMGDDGARGLLEMLQAGASTLVQDEATSVVWGMPGTAFRLGAAQEVLPLDRIAERLIALSSQAR
- a CDS encoding EAL and GGDEF domain-containing protein — protein: MPRQRVRHPNAPGDAVAACLATLTDAEQALLSCLQQAPDGVVVIDADARILAFNQTAETLWGLTQAQVLGRSLGELVPDDVRASFLATCLQQRTDAPGDGYELQLPGSDGVQRWVSVSAATVPQQPAPLSVVFVRDISAERDRDAKMRLLSLALDRSDNAIVVCDPQLAILYVNAGFVRMFGYAAEEVRGRLPSSVLPGVGTDMQAVRLTRERVVGGVGHQTDLLVYRKDGTPLWTTLMANPIADADGGIQHYVVSFTDITQSKMHEILHKNVLDALVREQPLVDVATLICSEVERIAPQVVASIISVDGDGRLHPLASPSLPTAFNEAVERMRAGPSSGACGAAIWRGKQVLVRDAAADPLFAEYRPLVQQLGLGSCVASPIKSSGGRVLGSFALYYREVCEPQAWHLRLIELCLHLCALALEREQTKARVHQLAFYDSLTGLPNRVMFSARAEQALAAAEYHAFPVAILFVDIDRFKRVNETQGHAAGDGMLRDIARRLGETLSATDLIGRQAGDEFVLMLPHCGAEQAAGVAERLLLALADPLVVGHVTLHPGASIGVAMFPDDGRDIETLLRHADLAMYRAKNEGGGSFRFFSADMNRMAQERVALETALREALRRDQLQLHYQPQLHSQPPYALYGVEALLRWQHPHLGDIAPSRFVPMAEECGLIDELGHWVLRQACRQIADWRLRGVPVPRVAVNLSASNFADAQLPARVAQLLSTHALAPSDLALEMTESVMLSNAPAVLANLRQLQASGVRLSLDDFGTGYSSLSHLHQLPVNELKLDMSFVRDLEHSATARALTTSVLRIGESLRLHTVAEGVETEAQRAFLSSLGCDVLQGFLFAPALPAAQLERWIGAHPTDAATAAPPATADAAPP